In Amaranthus tricolor cultivar Red isolate AtriRed21 chromosome 3, ASM2621246v1, whole genome shotgun sequence, a single window of DNA contains:
- the LOC130807370 gene encoding branched-chain amino acid aminotransferase 2, chloroplastic-like: MESSLATTITRISFLSPLPSIDVSTLPHVSPLSFSIRKPMSSLSLMHRKLILMAYDNIRPTPLVKCNATLSDTFSETPKLANIDWDNLGFGYVPTDYMYVMKCARGESFSKGELRRFGNIEMSPAAGILNYGQGLFEGLKAYRTEDGNIVLFRPDENAMRMRAGAERMCMAAPTVDQFLEAVKETVLANERWIPPAGKGSLYIRPLLMGSGSVLGIAPAPEFTFLIYVSPVGNYFKEGLAPINLVIETDFHRASPGGTGGVKTIGNYAAVLKAHTAAKAKGYSDVLYLDCVHKKYLEEVSSCNVFVVKGKVITTPAIKGTILPGITRKSIIDIARSLGFEVVEQLVSVDQLLSADEVFCTGTAVVVSPVGSITYMDERTSFGDGKVGPVAQQLYTALTRLQMGNAKDNIGWIVKLK; the protein is encoded by the exons ATGGAGAGCAGCCTCGCTACCACCATTACTCGAATTTCTTTTCTGTCTCCTCTTCCTTCTATTGATGTTTCTACACTTCCTCATGTTTCCCCGCTCTCTTTCTCCATCAGAAAACCTATGTCTTCTTTATCGCTCATG CATCGGAAGCTAATACTAATGGCTTATGACAATATCCGACCTACTCCATTGGTGAAATGTAATGCTACATTGTCAGACACTTTCAG TGAAACACCCAAATTAGCCAATATTGATTGGGACAACCTCGGCTTTGGATATGTGCCAACTGATTACATGTATGTTATGAAATGTGCACGAGGTGAAAGCTTCTCCAAAGGTGAATTAAGGAGATTTGGGAACATTGAAATGAGCCCCGCTGCTGGGATTTTAAATTATGGCCAG GGACTATTTGAAGGCTTAAAAGCCTATAGGACAGAAGATGGTAACATCGTACTTTTTCGTCCTGATGAGAATGCAATGCGAATGAGAGCTGGTGCAGAGAGGATGTGCATGGCTGCACCTACCGTTGACCAATTTCTGGAAGCCGTTAAAGAGACAGTTTTAGCAAATGAACGTTGG ATCCCCCCTGCTGGTAAAGGGTCGTTATACATCAGGCCACTGCTCATGGGTAGTGGTTCAGTTCTAGGGATTGCACCAGCTCCAGAGTTTACCTTTCTAATTTATGTGTCACCTGTTGGTAATTACTTCAAG GAAGGTCTTGCACCCATAAATTTGGTGATCGAGACTGATTTTCATCGTGCTAGTCCTGGTGGAACTGGAGGAGTCAAAACTATTGGCAATTATGCAgca GTCCTCAAAGCTCATACAGCTGCCAAAGCCAAAGGTTATTCTGATGTACTCTACCTGGACTGTGTACACAAGAAATATCTGGAGGAAGTGTCATCTTGTAATGTTTTTGTTGTAAAG GGTAAAGTGATAACTACTCCTGCCATAAAGGGAACCATTCTTCCTGGGATTACAAGGAAAAGTATAATTGACATTGCTCGCAGCCTAGGTTTTGAG GTTGTGGAGCAGCTTGTGTCAGTGGATCAACTTCTCAGTGCTGATGAAGTGTTTTGTACAGGCACTGCAGTGGTGGTATCACCTGTAGGCAGCATTACATATATGGATGAAAG GACCTCTTTTGGAGATGGGAAGGTTGGGCCCGTGGCACAGCAACTTTACACTGCACTTACTAGACTACAAATGGGCAATGCAAAAGATAACATAGGTTGGATTGTCAAACTTAAGTGA